The stretch of DNA TCTAAAAGCACTACGGTGATATTAGCGTTGTTGTAAACCGCATTGATCAAAGGCGGAATCCCCGCGTGTAAAAAGGTGGAGTCGCCAATGGTTGCGACAACCGGTCGTGTTTCTGTGCCGGAAAGCGCGATACCTGTTGCGTTAGCGATACTGGATCCCATCGCCACTGAGGTATCAATGGCCTTTAACGGCTCAACCGCCGCCAAGGTATAACAGCCGATATCACCCGAGACACGTGAATTGAGTGCTCGCAATGCCATATAAGCTGTGGTATGTGGACAGCCTGCACATAATAAAGGTGGGCGCGCCATAGGCTGGATATCAATCAGCTCAAGTTTTGGCGTCGGTGGTAGCAAGCCTGCTGATTCAAAGCCATCACGCACTACTTCTGTCGAGAATTCGCCCTCACGCGGAAATAACGACTTCCCTTCAACACCAAGTCCTATCACCTTTAATTGATTTTCAATCATAGGTTCGAGTTCTTCGACAACAATAACCCGTTTTACGGAAGCGCAAAAATCACGTATTTTTGCCTCAGGCAATGGATAAGAAACACCCAGTTTTAATACGCTGGCCTCGGGTAGAACTTCTTTCACATAGGTATAAGCGGTGCTTAAAGTGATGACACCGATTTCTTCACTACTCGGCTCCCAGCGAATCAACTCCGAAGATTCAAAATATTCCTGTAATTTTTGTTCCCGCTCCAACAGTGCCCTGTGTCTTATCCGAGCATGGCCGGGAATCATGACATTCTTGGTTGGCAGCTCGAGAAAACCTTTACCGGGGTTCTCTACACGCTCGCCGGTTTGCACCAAACTACGCGTATGTGACAATCGCGTGGTACTGCGTACAATCACTGGCGTATCAAATTCTTCGCTGATATCAAATGCCAGTTTGGTAAAATCGAGCGCTTCTTGCGCATCAGTTGGTTCTAAAATGGGGACCATTGCCAACTGTCCAAAATAGCGCGTGTCCTGTTCATTTTGCGAGCTATGGATACCGGGGTCGTCACAAACAACCAATACCAATGCACCATTCACGCCAATATAGGTTTGTGACATCAGCGAGTCTGAAGCAACGTTCAAGCCGACATGCTTCATTGATGTAAAGGAACGAACTCCTGCGAAAGAACCACCAATCGCTACATCCAAAGCGACTTTTTCATTGGTGGACCATTCCGCATGTAAATCCGCCGCTGGGTATTTAGCCAGATTTTCCATGATTTCTGTGCTAGGCGTACCGGGGTAGGCTGCCGCCACTTTCACGCCAGCTTCCCAAGCACCACGGGCAATTGCCTCATTGCCCATCATTGGCCGTAATATTTGTTTAGTCTCTGGACCTGAAGTGATACTGGTAGGTTTTGATGCTTTGCTCAGTTCAGCTAGTTCTGACATATAATCTACTTCATTTCATTGTTTTATATCGCAACCGCGTTGATCTATCACGCTTGCGCGTAACCCTCTCAAAAGGACAGCTATGGTACAGAATTCAAAAAGTAGGAGTCATGATTTGTATCATGAATATTTGGCTATGTTGGGGCGTATTTTATCGCCGCTAACGGCGAAGGAGGCTGTTGCGAAGGACTATGCTGAGTACCAAATGACAGGAAAAACCAGTCCTCTGATGTGGCACAAAATAAATTCTACCGAAGGAACCTCTGGTCTATTCATTGACTTAACTTAACCTTATCTCGATGTCCAAATCCCTTGGCATTATCAATGAAGTACAGTCGTCGTGGTACCAGCTTATACCAAGTTACCCCCGCCATTGCTTTACTGATTGCTGATGGCGCTTTAAGTGCTGTTTGTATGACTGGAAACTTTTTCGCATAACACGCCATCGCTGCGGCTTTTGCCGCACCGTTGAGAACATTAATCTCACCTTCTAGCTGCACGCCTTTAATGTCCTGCCAATTATCGTAATCCAGCTGGATGGTCGCGGCGACCTGCGAGCATTTCGACATATTTTCGCCATGCCGTGTTGAGGGTGCCGATAAAAAATAAAACTCGAAGCCATCATTGACAAAAAATACTGCCGCAGCCCAGGGGCCTTCTGGACCAGTGGTGGCGAGGGTCATCACATGCTTATCTTTGATATAAGCTAGCACGCTTTGCGCTAAAGCATCGTTCACCTTTTACTCCTTCAATATTTAGGCCTGTTCCGCGATAAGCATAAACTGCGAAACAAATGAAATCCATGGCTATTCTAGAGTATTGACCTGACTATTTATTGGGTTGTCACTTAGGATACCAATAGCCCATTTGGGACTGGCGAAAAGATTCGATTAACACTGGTGAATGCTCAGCGGCAACCGTAACTTTGATCAACCCGCTACTGATCGTATCCAGAGTTTTTATCTGCGCCAGTCGATAACGCTCAACAATATCAGGTTTAGGGTGACCAAACCTGTTTTTATAGCCTATGGTAAAAATAACCCAACTTGGTGCTGCCTGCTGAATAAACGTTAAGCTCGATGAGGTTCTACTACCATGATGCGGGGCCAACATAAAATCTGCTTTTAACCCATCACCAAACTGCTCTAGCAATGACTGCTCAGCCTCTCGCTCAATATCGCCAGTGAGCAATACAGCAAAATTACCATTATCGATTTTGAGTACGCAGGAGCGGTTATTTTCGCTAGTCCAATATTCGGGGCTAGCCTGCATTAATTGAAAAGAAACACCATCCCATTGCCAGCTTTCCCCCGACTGGCAAGCATCAATTGGCAGTTTGGTATATTGTTTCAGTACAGAGCCAGAAACAATATCTCCGTAATCAATATGGTCGAGCAGATAAGGTAGTGAGCCAGCATGATCATTATCGCTATGACTAATGAGTATTCGATCCAACCGCCCTATCCCACGGTGCTGAAAATAAGGCAGTAAAACGCTGGTTGCCGCATTGAATTTGTCGTCGTAAGCAGGCCCGACATCGTAAAGCAAACGGTGTTCGCTGGTTTCCACCAGCACCGATGAACCTTGGCCAACATCAAAAAAACTGACACGATAGTCGCCCACCTTGAGCGGCGGTTGATAGATGAACAGCGGAATGAAGCAAAATAATGCCAACCATCTCCCTGGCAATCCACGCGGGCCCAACAACACAATCGCACCACAGGATGCCACCACGACCGCAGCAACACTCGGGCTTAGTTGCACCACGGCAAAAGGCGTTTCAGCGACAAACTCCAACCCCGTGATCAGTCCCCAAATCGCTCTATCAGCTACCCACAAAACACCCGCCGCCAGTGATTCATCGACTAAGAGCAATAGTCCAGCCAGCAAGCATAAGGGCACGACTAATAAACCCAGCAACGGTATCGCCACCAGATTTGCTAAGGGTGATATGACAGAGAATTGTTTGAAGAAAAAAAGCAATAAAGGAATAAATGCTATGAAGACTAACCATTGCGGCCGCCCCCAACGCCACCAAAAACCCTGATGTGATGTATAACCTGCGAAGCCTAGCAGCAACGCCCCCACTGCACCAAAAGACAGCCAAAACCCAACAGTCCGAGGTGCCAGTGGGTCCAGCAGCAATACGCACAGCAGCGCAATAACAAAGCTGGTAACAATGTTGATATCACGTTTTAAAATTTTCCCCGACATCAGCAATGTCAGCATTATAAGGGCACGCTGAGTCGGTAGCGCAAAACCAGCCAGTGCGCTGTATCCCACGCTCGCCAAAATTGCTGCCACTGACGCTACCTGCTGAAGAGCGATCACTGGAGCCCCTAGAGGTATCCAACGGCCAATTTGCATAACCAACAGATAGCAGCATAAAGCCACAAAACCAATATGTAATCCGCTGATAACAAACAGATGATTAGTGCCAGTGCGAGTAAAGATCTGCCATAGATCACCGCCAAGATCCGATCTTTCGCCCATGAGTAACGCAATCAGCACATCCTTGTACTGATATCCTGCGGGAAGTTGGTTTAACTTCTGATAAAGTGAAAATCGGATTTGGTCGAGCAAGCGTGCTAAGCCCGCTTGCTTTAGCTGCAGGTTTTGCTCACCTTCACGAACATATCCGGTGGCGTCAATGCCCTGCTGAAATAGCCAGGTTTCATAATCAAAGATACCCGGGTTCGCAAAGCCATGAGGGCGTCTTAAACGCACTGTGAATTGCCAGATTTCTCCGGGCAATACTAAGGTTTCAGTTTGATACCAATTGATTCGGATACGTTTAGGTGCGGCCAAGAAGTTGTCACCAACGGCTAAACCAATAGTTTTTATTTTAAGATCAAAGCGTTGTCTACGTTCGCTCGTTGCTGGCAGGCCGACAACCTGACCTACCACATTGAGATCGATATTTTCAAGAGATTCA from Pseudomonadales bacterium encodes:
- the iorA gene encoding indolepyruvate ferredoxin oxidoreductase subunit alpha — protein: MSELAELSKASKPTSITSGPETKQILRPMMGNEAIARGAWEAGVKVAAAYPGTPSTEIMENLAKYPAADLHAEWSTNEKVALDVAIGGSFAGVRSFTSMKHVGLNVASDSLMSQTYIGVNGALVLVVCDDPGIHSSQNEQDTRYFGQLAMVPILEPTDAQEALDFTKLAFDISEEFDTPVIVRSTTRLSHTRSLVQTGERVENPGKGFLELPTKNVMIPGHARIRHRALLEREQKLQEYFESSELIRWEPSSEEIGVITLSTAYTYVKEVLPEASVLKLGVSYPLPEAKIRDFCASVKRVIVVEELEPMIENQLKVIGLGVEGKSLFPREGEFSTEVVRDGFESAGLLPPTPKLELIDIQPMARPPLLCAGCPHTTAYMALRALNSRVSGDIGCYTLAAVEPLKAIDTSVAMGSSIANATGIALSGTETRPVVATIGDSTFLHAGIPPLINAVYNNANITVVLLDNHITAMTGGQDHPGTGKNLRGEKTHKVDYEALIKSIGVKWLKKIDSYNMGSVYQSLREATLYKGVAVIILDRPCVLDPVKLKGPAFQVKAENCTGCQACMNLGCPAISWSDEMFEGHHKVKIDEAACIGCSLCAQVGSTNCIQPADAGQLQ
- a CDS encoding pyridoxamine 5'-phosphate oxidase family protein; its protein translation is MNDALAQSVLAYIKDKHVMTLATTGPEGPWAAAVFFVNDGFEFYFLSAPSTRHGENMSKCSQVAATIQLDYDNWQDIKGVQLEGEINVLNGAAKAAAMACYAKKFPVIQTALKAPSAISKAMAGVTWYKLVPRRLYFIDNAKGFGHRDKVKLSQ
- a CDS encoding DNA internalization-related competence protein ComEC/Rec2, encoding MRWMIACCFGVGAVSFFPVIPSLLWLLPLAALGLIAIKYKLLKFVGALSFGVIWGILSGWVGLQHQLPESLENIDLNVVGQVVGLPATSERRQRFDLKIKTIGLAVGDNFLAAPKRIRINWYQTETLVLPGEIWQFTVRLRRPHGFANPGIFDYETWLFQQGIDATGYVREGEQNLQLKQAGLARLLDQIRFSLYQKLNQLPAGYQYKDVLIALLMGERSDLGGDLWQIFTRTGTNHLFVISGLHIGFVALCCYLLVMQIGRWIPLGAPVIALQQVASVAAILASVGYSALAGFALPTQRALIMLTLLMSGKILKRDINIVTSFVIALLCVLLLDPLAPRTVGFWLSFGAVGALLLGFAGYTSHQGFWWRWGRPQWLVFIAFIPLLLFFFKQFSVISPLANLVAIPLLGLLVVPLCLLAGLLLLVDESLAAGVLWVADRAIWGLITGLEFVAETPFAVVQLSPSVAAVVVASCGAIVLLGPRGLPGRWLALFCFIPLFIYQPPLKVGDYRVSFFDVGQGSSVLVETSEHRLLYDVGPAYDDKFNAATSVLLPYFQHRGIGRLDRILISHSDNDHAGSLPYLLDHIDYGDIVSGSVLKQYTKLPIDACQSGESWQWDGVSFQLMQASPEYWTSENNRSCVLKIDNGNFAVLLTGDIEREAEQSLLEQFGDGLKADFMLAPHHGSRTSSSLTFIQQAAPSWVIFTIGYKNRFGHPKPDIVERYRLAQIKTLDTISSGLIKVTVAAEHSPVLIESFRQSQMGYWYPK